The Montipora capricornis isolate CH-2021 chromosome 3, ASM3666992v2, whole genome shotgun sequence genome window below encodes:
- the LOC138040655 gene encoding protein phosphatase 1 regulatory subunit 3B-B-like, with product MDVEKGRFLNFTHPLKRQDFSGRLDQLKVSLEDIIIQDFSVNGTVRVRNVAHHKEVTVRYTFDGWSSYKEVVGQYIEKSHTASTDNFAFEIAMPTTLLEDCKLEFAICYSVPGVEFWDNNDGDNYRVMCYSSCLTVAHNSPSKVWKYILHYIFYILEKIRSMGFTIDHWIDPSFWTGEVDEQKQS from the coding sequence ATGGATGTAGAAAAGGgaagatttttaaattttacccACCCCCTGAAAAGGCAAGACTTCAGTGGCAGACTCGACCAATTAAAGGTCTCTTTAGAAGACATCATTATACAAGACTTTAGCGTGAATGGAACTGTAAGAGTCCGAAATGTAGCTCATCATAAGGAAGTAACCGTTCGCTACACCTTCGATGGTTGGTCATCCTATAAAGAGGTCGTCGGGCAGTACATTGAGAAATCTCACACTGCATCTACGGATAATTTTGCGTTTGAAATCGCAATGCCTACAACCCTTCTCGAAGATTGCAAATTAGAGTTTGCCATATGCTACAGTGTACCCGGAGTGGAATTTTGGGACAATAACGACGGAGATAATTATCGAGTAATGTGCTACTCGTCATGCCTCACCGTAGCTCACAATTCGCCATCAAAAGTGTGGAAATACATTCTACATTATATCTTTTatattttagaaaaaataaGGTCAATGGGTTTTACTATTGACCATTGGATTGACCCAAGTTTTTGGACTGGCGAAGTAGATGAACAAAAACAGAGCTAA
- the LOC138043527 gene encoding DNA replication complex GINS protein SLD5-like → MAHGNVDEYVFSEGTTAGGDSDEEIEVTAAEVLAQLEEAWINEKFAPELLESKADLVECMLDQIKEMEGNLKKVKQGDVVASLHKLEIDRIRYILSSYTRTRIEKIEKHVVHVLEQEAARDENESSRLSPEELQYAKDYADNMEGLMKSLALQHMPANMQNIDRKKAVPRPNMDKYVFLKVLENQEQVMIDPEEDPIDMENGAQHIMRYSAIAPLLTNGSVALL, encoded by the exons atGGCTCACGGTAACGTGGACGAGTATGTATTTAGTGAAGGGACCACTGCAGGCGGAGACAGCGACGAAGAAATCGAAGTCACAGCTGCAGAAGTTCTTGCTCAACTTGAGGAG GCTTGGATAAATGAAAAGTTTGCCCCTGAACTTTTGGAGAGCAAAGCTGATCTTGTTGAGTGCATGCTGGATCAGATTAAGGAAATG gaaggAAATCTGAAGAAAGTTAAACAAGGAGATGTTGTAGCTTCTTTGCATAAACTGGAG ATTGACAGAATACGATACATATTGAGTAGTTACACACGAACAAGAATAGAAAAG ATCGAGAAACACGTTGTTCATGTGCTTGAACAAGAAGCAGCAAgagatgaaaatgaaagttcaagGTTGTCTCCTGAGGAACTCCAGTATGCTAAAGA CTATGCTGACAATATGGAAGGACTAATGAAGTCTTTAGCTTTACAACACATGCCGGCAAACATGCAGAATATTGACAGAAAGAAAGCAG TCCCTAGGCCGAACATGGACAAATATGTGTTTCTCAAGGTTTTGGAGAATCAAGAACAAGTTATGATCGACCCTGA AGAAGATCCTATCGACATGGAAAATGGAGCCCAACACATCATGCGATACAGTGCCATAGCACCTCTCCTCACCAATGGATCCGTTGCTTTATTATAA
- the LOC138040654 gene encoding protein phosphatase 1 regulatory subunit 3B-like, with translation MDVGKGRFSNFTQPVKRQDFSDRLDQLKVSLEDIIIKDFSVNGTVKVRNVADHKEVTVRYTFDGWSSSKDVVAQFVDESHTGSTDTFAFEIAMPSTLSEDCELEFAVCYSASGVEFWDNNDGDNYRVMCCSSCPGPTVAQDSPSKVWKHILNYIFYILEKIRVV, from the coding sequence ATGGATGTCGGAAAAGGAAGATTTTCAAATTTCACCCAACCTGTGAAAAGACAAGACTTCAGTGACAGACTTGACCAATTAAAGGTCTCTTTAGAAGACATCATTATAAAAGACTTCAGCGTGAATGGAACGGTGAAAGTTAGAAATGTAGCTGATCATAAGGAAGTAACTGTTCGCTACACCTTCGATGGCTGGTCGTCCTCTAAAGATGTCGTCGCGCAGTTCGTTGACGAATCTCACACTGGATCTACGGACACTTTTGCGTTTGAAATCGCAATGCCTTCAACGCTGAGCGAAGATTGCGAACTAGAGTTTGCTGTTTGCTACAGTGCATCAGGAGTAGAATTTTGGGACAATAATGACGGAGATAATTATCGAGTGATGTGCTGCTCGTCATGCCCCGGGCCCACCGTTGCTCAAGATTCTCCGTCAAAAGTGTGGAAACACATTCTAAATTATATCTTTTATATTTTAGAAAAGATAAGGGTGGTGTAG